The genomic interval TTAGATTTATGAAGATTTTATTTTTATGTAGTTCTATTGAATCTGGCAAAGACGGTGTAGGTGATTATACAAAACATCTTTGTGGTGCTTTAATTAAAAAAGGTCATCAAGTAGCTATAGTAGCTTTATGTGACAAACATATTGAAGGCTTAGTAAAAGAAACAATAATCTTAGGGGATTTTTCATTTATAGTGACACGTATTTCAATTAATTCGTTACAGACTCAAAGGTTTGCTTGGACTCAGGAGACTATAAGAGCTTTAAATCCAGATTGGGTGAGTTTACAATTTGTACCTTATGGTTTTAATCCAAAAGGTTTACCATTTTGGTTGCCCTTTTTTTTAAATCGACTTAAAGGAAAATTTCTATGGCATATTATGTTTCATGAGTTATGGATAGGTAGAAAAAAAAATGTTGCATTTAAAAATAAAGTTATCTCCTATTTACAGCAAGTCATTATTAAGCAATTGTTAAAAAAAATGAAGCCACAGGTTATTCATACACATTTACCAGTTTACAAGGATAATTTAGAAAAATTAACATCCAATATAATACCATTACCTCTTTTTTCAAATATTAATCCACCAATTAATTTTTCACAAAACATTTCAGGTAATAACTTTAGATTTGCCTTTTTTAGTCAGGTGGATATAACTACTGAAATTATCCATTTTATAAATGTTTTTAATGTAGGACTTAAAGAACTAGGTTTTTTTCCTGAACTGATCATCATTGGAGGTAATGAAAATATGATGTCAGGATATATAGAAGAATTTAAAAAGAAATGTCCTTTATTAACAACTGTAACTTGTACTGGTTTTTTAGATGATAATGAAATTTCAATTGAGTTGAAAAATTGTAATATAGGGATTACTCCCATACCCCGTCATGCCCTTGGCAAAAGTGGAAGTACAGCTGCTTTTTTAGCACATGGAATTCCAGTTGCGGTACCTATTATTGCAAAAGAATATAGCGAAGAGGGTATTGGATTTTTTGATAAGAATTGGGGTGGTGCAATTATAACCAATCCAAATGTAAACGAAATTAAAAATGCACAAAAAATAGCTCAAAGTTATAAACACATGTTTACTGTAGAACAGATTGGTACTTTTTTTATAAATGATTTATGGTAAAATTCTTTGATGTTAAAACTAGTATATATCTTGATATAGTAAGATTTTTATGTGCGTTTGTTGTGATGGTTACTCATTGTTGTCAAGTTATATTTGAAATGAATTTTAATAGTCATTTTATTGGAGATATACAACACGGAGCTGTCATGATATTTTTTGTTTTATCAGGATATGTAATTGCCTATACTACGACTGTTAAAAAACGAACAATAGTAGAATATACTATTGCACGATTAAGCCGACTATATTCAATATTTTTTCCAGCGATAATATTGACTGTGATATGCGCTTTATTAACTAAGGCAGTAAATCCAAGTTTTTACGAAATTTATAATAATGGGAATGAAATACTTCGCTATATATTAGGCGTATTTTATTTAAATGAAATTTGGTTTTTATCCGCTGCCCCAAGGATGAATGGAGTTATATGGTCACTTGGTTATGAGTTTTGGTTTTATGCTGTATTTGGTATATTCTTTTTTAAGAAAAAGGGATTGAAAGGTTTTTTTTTACCATTTCTAATTTGTTTGTTAGTTGGTCCTAAGATTTTATTAATGATGGTTATTTGGATGTTTGGTTTTCTTGCATTCAGAATACAAAAAATTATAATATCTACTAAATTGTCTTGGTTTTTTGTGTTTGTATTTTTAGTGATATCTATTTTGTGTATGAGTTTTTTTTCTAGTATTCCTTTCAAGTTAGGGACATATCCATTATTTTGGGCAAGTCAATTTATAACGGATTACGTCGTAGGTGTCTTTTTTGGAATCTCAATTTGGTTTCTACCACTTAAGACAAAGAAAGTACAAAGTTCTCAGATCATATTAAAAAACCAAAAAATATTTAGAACCATTGGAGATTTAACCTTTCCTATTTATGTGTTACACTGGCCATTATTAATTTTATTCAAATCTTTAATGCCTATAGGGTTAGGTTTAAATATACAGTTTCTTATAATTAGTTTATCTACCTTTTTAATATGTATTTTTGTTGGGATGTATTTAGAATCAAAAAAGCAATTGTGGTCACTATTATTTAATAGAATTTTATTAAAATTAGTTGGGAAAAAAGATTTTGAGACATGATAGATATAAGATTAATAAGACGTATTAGAATTAAAATTACTACTGGATTTTGGACTGTTTTATTTTATTTTAAGGCAAAAGTTATATGGAAAATTCAAATTGGTAAAAATTGTAAGTTTAATGGTAAAACAATACTTGTTTTGAAAAAAAGAGATTCAATGGTCAAAATAGGTAATTATTGCCGTTTTGTTTCTGAATCGGATAATATTAACCTGATTGGTATAAATAGACCTTGTATTATTAGTACTCATTCTGATCAAGCAGTTATTGAAATAGGGAATAATAGCGGTTTTAGTGGAACAGTAATAGGTTGTTTCAAAAAAATAACTATAGGCAACAATTTTAAAGGAGGGGCAAATACATTTATAACGGATTTTGACTGGCATCAAGAAGATTTACGGAGTGGAGAGCCTAAAGAAGTCCATATTGGGGATGATGTATGGTTAGGTTTAAATGCAATAGTTTTAAAAGGTGTAAGAATTGGTGATAATGTTGTAATAGAGGCAAATAGTGTAGTAACAAAAAATATTCCTCCAAACGCAATAGCTGCTGGAAACCCATGTAAAGTTTTATATATTAAAAATGAAAATATTAATATTGTCACATAAATTTTCTCCTGATATTGGAGGAATTGAAAGTATATCTAAAATGTTCGCTGAAGAGTTTGTAAAGGCAGGTCATGAAGTACGAATAGTAACCCATTCGTTAGATACAGAAAATCAAAAAGGTTCTTACTTAGTATTTCGTCAACCTAAAACTAAAACTCTTTTTAAGCAATTTATTTGGGCCGATGTAGTGCTTGAGAATAATCCTTGTATGCGTTTAGCATGGCCATTGTTTTTTGTTCGACGTCCAAAGGTGACGGGTTTACAGACGTGGATTACTAGTGCTGATGGATCCACGGGGATTACTCACCATATTAAAAGATATTATTTGAATTTTTCGTCTTCAGTTACAGCTTGTAGTTATAGTTTACGGCAGAAGACCTTTTATAAAGCTCTTGTAATTGGGAACCCATACCAACATGAATTATTTAAAATTAAAAAAGAAATAATACGTGATAAACAGTTCGTTTTTTTAGGTAGGTTAGTTTCAGATAAAGGAGCGGATTTAGCAATTAAAGCATTATCTATAATTAATAATAGTAATCGAACTAGTTATTCATTATCGATTATTGGAAGTGGAGAGGAAGAGATAAAATTAAAAAAATTAGTTAAAATTTTAAATTTAGAAAATATAGTTACTTTCTTTGGATCTATGCAAGGTGAAGCTTTGGTAAATACCTTAAACCGTCATGAGTTTTTATTAGTTCCTTCAGTATGGGAAGAACCTTTTGGGATTGTTGCTTTAGAGGGTATGGCATGTGGTTGTTTACCAATAGTTTCAGATGGTGGAGGGTTACCTGATGCAGTTGGTAAAGCGGGTATGATTTTTAAAAGAGGAGATGTTGATGATATGGTTAAAAAAAT from Flavobacterium ovatum carries:
- a CDS encoding acyltransferase, with the translated sequence MVKFFDVKTSIYLDIVRFLCAFVVMVTHCCQVIFEMNFNSHFIGDIQHGAVMIFFVLSGYVIAYTTTVKKRTIVEYTIARLSRLYSIFFPAIILTVICALLTKAVNPSFYEIYNNGNEILRYILGVFYLNEIWFLSAAPRMNGVIWSLGYEFWFYAVFGIFFFKKKGLKGFFLPFLICLLVGPKILLMMVIWMFGFLAFRIQKIIISTKLSWFFVFVFLVISILCMSFFSSIPFKLGTYPLFWASQFITDYVVGVFFGISIWFLPLKTKKVQSSQIILKNQKIFRTIGDLTFPIYVLHWPLLILFKSLMPIGLGLNIQFLIISLSTFLICIFVGMYLESKKQLWSLLFNRILLKLVGKKDFET
- a CDS encoding glycosyltransferase family 4 protein; the encoded protein is MKILILSHKFSPDIGGIESISKMFAEEFVKAGHEVRIVTHSLDTENQKGSYLVFRQPKTKTLFKQFIWADVVLENNPCMRLAWPLFFVRRPKVTGLQTWITSADGSTGITHHIKRYYLNFSSSVTACSYSLRQKTFYKALVIGNPYQHELFKIKKEIIRDKQFVFLGRLVSDKGADLAIKALSIINNSNRTSYSLSIIGSGEEEIKLKKLVKILNLENIVTFFGSMQGEALVNTLNRHEFLLVPSVWEEPFGIVALEGMACGCLPIVSDGGGLPDAVGKAGMIFKRGDVDDMVKKMLKLLKDPLLTATLRNEMPKHLTLHTSEIVASKYLQLLKIAFERK
- a CDS encoding acyltransferase; translated protein: MIDIRLIRRIRIKITTGFWTVLFYFKAKVIWKIQIGKNCKFNGKTILVLKKRDSMVKIGNYCRFVSESDNINLIGINRPCIISTHSDQAVIEIGNNSGFSGTVIGCFKKITIGNNFKGGANTFITDFDWHQEDLRSGEPKEVHIGDDVWLGLNAIVLKGVRIGDNVVIEANSVVTKNIPPNAIAAGNPCKVLYIKNENINIVT
- a CDS encoding glycosyltransferase — encoded protein: MKILFLCSSIESGKDGVGDYTKHLCGALIKKGHQVAIVALCDKHIEGLVKETIILGDFSFIVTRISINSLQTQRFAWTQETIRALNPDWVSLQFVPYGFNPKGLPFWLPFFLNRLKGKFLWHIMFHELWIGRKKNVAFKNKVISYLQQVIIKQLLKKMKPQVIHTHLPVYKDNLEKLTSNIIPLPLFSNINPPINFSQNISGNNFRFAFFSQVDITTEIIHFINVFNVGLKELGFFPELIIIGGNENMMSGYIEEFKKKCPLLTTVTCTGFLDDNEISIELKNCNIGITPIPRHALGKSGSTAAFLAHGIPVAVPIIAKEYSEEGIGFFDKNWGGAIITNPNVNEIKNAQKIAQSYKHMFTVEQIGTFFINDLW